One window of the Shewanella maritima genome contains the following:
- the rimP gene encoding ribosome maturation factor RimP: MATLESKLVEMLTGPVEALGFDLWGIEYIQAGKHSVIRVFIDAENGINIEDCAEASRQVSAILDVEDPISTEYTLEVSSPGVDRPLFSAEQYAAYIGEDAKVQLTMPVNGSRNLKGKITAVDGQMLTFTVDGKELIVALDNIRKGNVIAKF, encoded by the coding sequence TTGGCAACTTTAGAATCAAAATTGGTTGAAATGCTAACCGGTCCTGTTGAAGCGTTAGGCTTTGACTTATGGGGCATTGAGTATATTCAAGCAGGTAAGCATTCAGTTATCCGAGTTTTCATTGATGCTGAGAATGGCATCAATATTGAAGATTGTGCTGAGGCGAGTCGTCAGGTCAGTGCAATCTTGGATGTTGAAGATCCTATCTCGACCGAATACACCCTTGAAGTGTCATCTCCTGGTGTGGACCGTCCTTTGTTCAGTGCTGAACAATACGCGGCATACATTGGTGAAGATGCCAAGGTACAGTTAACGATGCCAGTTAATGGCAGTCGTAACTTAAAAGGAAAGATAACCGCTGTTGATGGGCAAATGCTTACCTTCACGGTAGATGGAAAAGAGTTAATTGTTGCATTGGATAATATCCGTAAAGGCAACGTTATCGCTAAGTTTTGA